The genome window GCCGCCGCCAGCTCACACACACTGCCGACGCTGCCGTGCCACTGCCATCCTCGAGCACAAGGGACCGACCAGACCCGATCCACAGCtcatcacacacacacacagtggCGAGCTCGTCAATTGCAGGCAAGACAGCAAGCGCATTTACACAGCACGCTGAAAGCCGGGACGCAGAGCAGCTTTTGCGCCTTGTCCCCTCCTGCTCGTCGCTTCCCTCACTCTCacagccacgccacgccacgagaGAAGAATGCCGCCGACGCTGGGCCTGCTcctcgcggcggcggcggcggtcctgctgctgctgctgccgccgccaccATCGGCGGGGGCGCAGGAGACGTGCTGGTCGGGGCCGGCGCCGCGGCGCGGGGCGTGGATGTCCGTGGCCAGCTTCGGGGCGCGCGGGGACGGGCAGACGCTCAACACGGGCGCGTTCGCGCGCGCCGTGGCGCGCATCGCGCGTCGCCGGGGCGCGCGGGGCGGCACGCTGCTGTACGTGCCGCCCGGGGTGTGGCTCACGGGCCCCTTCAACCTCACCTCCCACATGACGCTCTTCCTCGCCCGCGGCGCCATCGTCCGCGCCACCCAGGTACCGGCTACCGTACGGGCAATTGCCCATCGCCCTTCGTGGTTCTTGGTCGCCGCCACTGCCAGCCATGCCTTGCTACCATCGAACTAATAAGTGAGCAGGACACGTCGAGCTGGCCGCTCATCGACCCGCTGCCGTCGTACGGGAGAGGGCGCGAGCTGCCTGGCGGGAGATACATGAGCTTGATCCACGGCCACGGTCTGCAGGACGTCTTCATCACAGGTTCTTTCTTACACTGCCAGCCAGACAGCCACCCACTGAGCCACTCCTCCATCGATCTGCTCAAAGCTCCGCATTCTGTTCTGGTCTGCGGCGTCAGGTGAGAACGGCACCATCGACGGCCAAGGCGGCGTGTGGTGGGACATGTGGAAGAAGCGCACGCTGCCCTTCACGAGGCCGCACCTGCTGGAGCTCATGTACTCCACCGACGTCGTCGTCTCCAACCTCGTCTTCCAGGACTCGCCGTTCTGGAACATCCACCCGGTTTACTGCAGCAACGTAGTGATAGCAAACCTGACTGTGTTGGCGCCGCACGACTCCCCCAACACCGACGGGATCGATCTAGGTAAGGTAAGGTAAATAAATACAATACCACCTGAGCTGAGCATTCCTTCCTGCTCTGCTGTGCTGACAAACAACATCTCCGCCCTGCAGATTCAAGCAGCAACGTGTGCGTCGAGGACTGCTACATCTCCGCCGGCGACGACCTGATCTCCATCAAGAGCGGGTGGGACGAGTACGGCGTGGCCTTCGGCCGCCCAAGCTCCGGCATCACGGTCCGGAGGATAACCGGGTCGGGCCCGTTCGCCGGCTTCGCGGTCGGGAGCGAGACCTCGGGCGGCGTGGAGGACGTCGTGGCCGAGCACCTGAGCTTCTCCGGCGTGGGCGTCGGGGTTCACGTGAAGACAAACTCGGGCAGGGGCGGCTTCATCCGGAACGTCACCGTCTCCCAGGTGACCCTGGACGGCGCCCGCTACGGCCTGAGGATCGCCGGCGACGTTGGGGGCCACCCCGGCGCGTCCTACAACGCGAGCCTGCTCCCCGTCATCGACGGCGTGGCGGTCAGGAACGTCTGGGGCCGGAACGTCCGGCAGGCCGGGCTCATACGGGGCATCAGGGACTCGGTCTTCAGTAACATTTGCCTCTCCAACGTGAAGCTCTATGGCATTGGCAGCGACTCCATCGGGCCGTGGAGATGCCGAGCCGTCAGTGGCAGCGCACTCGACGTGCAACCGTCGCCATGTGCGGAGCTGGCTAGTAcgtccgggacaggtttctgtacCTGAATCAGTTTTTCCGCCTCCTATAGCAGCAATAAAGACGTCAGCATTTCTCCATTTTGTTCATCACCTACAGGGCCCTttgtttctttggcaaactcttCTGCGATTCAGCTGTCACTGTTGAATTCTGCTGTTGGCAGAGGATAATCTATTTTTACCAGCAGCCATTGCAAGAGAATTATTTTTACGTCCGTGAAATGGTGAGACCGATCAGCATTGCACATCCTGGTGTTGGTGTAACCAGATCCCCCACTGCCGTGTGGGCGCGGGACACTGCCGGCCCCACACGCAGTGACCGGCACTCACGGGTACCATGGACTTGTTTGGAAGCAAAGAGAATAAAAAAGATGAGTTGTATAGTGTTTAATGTTCCAGAAGAAGAGAAAGAGAAGCTTCTTGTAACACCCAAAGTCTTATTTTGGAAGACTAGTAAAATTCTCCCAATATTTTTAAGTTAAAATATATTTTTCATCATAATTATCTTACCTTTAAAACTATTCATTCTAAAACAATGTTTTCTAATTAAAAAGAAAGGTTAATAAAGGAAGGATTTCAGTAATAATTTGTTCCTTTGACAAATCATATATTTCTAGAGTTTTctcttaggccccgtttgtttcgttggaattgaatttcattttaataattataatttagacaaaactaattaagtttatatatttatatgtgtaatatatttgtatattatcctaaatcatatgaagagatagttatatactacatttatgttatagtgaagcaagtagaagagtatGCTATAAGTTGTATATCAGAAAAATaatatgtaaatctatagaatcaattttcatctctcaccccatgaatttgagataggcttatatgataactttggaaagtggtggaatgtcacattctaaaaaatagtCTATTCTATTAGTAAAAtttcaattcctcaaaatgaaaggaaacaaacaggACCTTAAGGATTTTTATAAACTAGAACTATATTTCTCAAAATACATATTTTGTGTGTACATTTAAAAGCATACGCATAAATAAATGAGATGGGaaataaataatataaaattTTATTTTGCATGATGAAGTGTTATTATGATTGTGCATATGAATATGAATCATGAACccatattcaaatttgaattcaaaataacTGAAATGGAATAGTGCAAATAAAAACagaaaaagaataaagaaaaagaaatgaGAAGATTGCTCTCGGGCCCGAACCTCCCCTCGGCCCAACTCAAAGCATCTGCGCGACCCATTCCCCATCTCTTTCTCTCCCTCAACATGTCAGCCCAAGTCTCCTCTAGGGCGGCCCACGCACCGCATCACTGCCAGCGGGGATCGCATGCCAGCCACACACCTCCTTCACAGACTACCGCCTGATGCGATGACATATGGGGCTGCGTTGTCAGCTCGTCCTTCCACCTTGTAATAGAACCGCCCCCGTAGCTCGCACGCACTATAAATGGACTCCGCGTGGggtgtgaaaggatcacgatgcccaagaagggggtgaattgggcttttctaaaattcaacaataattaaaccttaagcaagagcccaacttcacccaacaaCTAGTAATAAGGAAatactactagaaatacaacaatgctaagacaatatttcaaatacttgctaaacaaatacacaatgtaaaatgcttgaattaagtgtggaatgtaaagcaaggtttagaagactcctccaatttttcccgaggtatcgaagaatcggcactctcccctagtcctcgttggagcacccgcgcaagggtatcactcccccttggtcctcgcaagaaccaattgctcactatgagatgatcctttgccactctggcacggtggatccctcacgaccgcttacaatcttgagccgggtcaccaacaagatctccaaggtgatcaccgagctcccaacgccaccaagccgtctaggtgatgccgatcaccaagagtaacaagccgaagactttcacttgaccaagagaagcctaatgcatgcgatGTGCTCTAGATGGCTCTCGCTagcactaatgaggtccaaatacgggattaagattttctaatcacctcactaagctatgtgtgtgggggacagatatcccccgggtccaccggaagggtaaaagacctcatgagaggcccaagagcccaataaatcgtaaggtcattccttcatgGGTCTGGagagggacaatcagtaaagcagattgatgtaaggccggattggtgcaagcccggacggccccacagcattgagcaagcgaccacaacagaagatccgactttcccgcgctggagccccatgcaacggaaccaggcgaggataggtcggcagaatcataggaagatagactcaaacagttcactatcttttaggtgcacattgttatcatatccacgtgtattgccccacggtcgaatatataaggcctagggggcaccccttcaaaaggATCGATCCCatcactcagccatccacctcaactct of Zea mays cultivar B73 chromosome 8, Zm-B73-REFERENCE-NAM-5.0, whole genome shotgun sequence contains these proteins:
- the LOC100283011 gene encoding Probable polygalacturonase precursor, with the translated sequence MPPTLGLLLAAAAAVLLLLLPPPPSAGAQETCWSGPAPRRGAWMSVASFGARGDGQTLNTGAFARAVARIARRRGARGGTLLYVPPGVWLTGPFNLTSHMTLFLARGAIVRATQDTSSWPLIDPLPSYGRGRELPGGRYMSLIHGHGLQDVFITGENGTIDGQGGVWWDMWKKRTLPFTRPHLLELMYSTDVVVSNLVFQDSPFWNIHPVYCSNVVIANLTVLAPHDSPNTDGIDLDSSSNVCVEDCYISAGDDLISIKSGWDEYGVAFGRPSSGITVRRITGSGPFAGFAVGSETSGGVEDVVAEHLSFSGVGVGVHVKTNSGRGGFIRNVTVSQVTLDGARYGLRIAGDVGGHPGASYNASLLPVIDGVAVRNVWGRNVRQAGLIRGIRDSVFSNICLSNVKLYGIGSDSIGPWRCRAVSGSALDVQPSPCAELASTSGTGFCT